The DNA window TCCTTGATCTCGTCGCGGCTGGCTCCGCAGTTTAAGGCGCCGTGCATGTGGGTCCGCAGCTCGCTCTCGCTGCCGACACTCATGAGCGCGGTGATCGCCAAGAGTTCCCTCGTCTTCAGCTCGAGGCCGCCGCGAGCAAAGACCTCCTCGTAGGCGACCTCGATGATCAGCCTGGCGAGGTCGGGGTCGGTGTCCT is part of the Deinococcota bacterium genome and encodes:
- a CDS encoding carboxymuconolactone decarboxylase family protein, which translates into the protein DTDPDLARLIIEVAYEEVFARGGLELKTRELLAITALMSVGSESELRTHMHGALNCGASRDEIKETVLQAAMYLGFPRALLAMSVLKSIKIPS